From the Acetobacter aceti genome, one window contains:
- a CDS encoding dimethylamine monooxygenase subunit DmmA family protein: MGTSELPYRPLTFDTDGRRHLFVRENGMLAFPEGVRPAVFEVWTIEHSSLVKVEPDTGDVQMRSTADLLERLVHRLAREKVGLRLYAAGRPDFLAKVAKVADEAGLCSGEIMLGEPVGPERRVFCVHCDTLHDGVSGDTLMCQGCGTKLSVRNHYSRALGAYMGGGEPAVVIAAMEAVAHG, from the coding sequence ATGGGAACAAGTGAGCTTCCGTACCGGCCTCTGACCTTCGACACCGATGGACGGCGTCATCTGTTCGTTCGTGAAAACGGGATGCTGGCGTTTCCGGAAGGTGTGCGGCCTGCTGTGTTCGAGGTCTGGACTATCGAACACAGCAGTCTGGTCAAAGTAGAGCCTGATACGGGTGATGTACAGATGCGCTCTACCGCTGATCTTCTGGAAAGGCTGGTTCATCGTCTGGCACGTGAAAAGGTAGGGCTCCGGCTGTATGCAGCGGGTCGTCCGGATTTTCTCGCGAAAGTGGCGAAAGTTGCCGATGAGGCTGGCCTGTGTAGTGGAGAAATCATGCTTGGTGAGCCGGTTGGTCCCGAACGGCGGGTGTTCTGCGTGCATTGCGACACTCTTCACGACGGAGTGAGTGGTGACACGCTGATGTGTCAGGGGTGCGGCACGAAGCTCTCTGTGCGTAATCATTATTCCCGTGCGCTCGGTGCTTACATGGGGGGCGGTGAACCGG